The following is a genomic window from Babesia bovis T2Bo chromosome 4 map unlocalized Chr4_1, whole genome shotgun sequence.
ATTTTTAGTATTAAAGGAGTGTGTTCATATGAATAATCTACATAAGAGCACAGGAGTCAAATAGGCTCAGTGCCACGTCTATCGTTGCGACCTGTTCACAGGTACCAGAAGTCCCTTCCTACGATCGGATGGGTCTGTTGCAGTGTTAGTTTGCTGCGATATTGCCGACAGAATATCATCGTAACTCAAATCGGCAGAAACTATATTATCTACACCTAAGTGCAGATTCAATGCAACGGCGGCAGCAGCACGACCAGCCATGATTACTTGACGCTCACGGTCAATGGTATCGTTTAACTTAGCAATATCCGTTTCAAGCTCCTCTATGTCCGAAGCAAGGGTGTGACGTTGCAATGCAGCTGTACCATTTTCTGTTTTTTCAATTTCCCCTTTGAGGTTGTTGATGTTTTCGTTAAGTGCATCAGCTTCCCTCAAAAGACGGAAACCTCTTTCATCCTTCAGATAGAGAGCGTGTATCCTATAAGCGTCGAACATACGGATAAGAACTGACTCATGGAAATGGTTCAATGACAACAGTCCTAAGTAGAACTCTACCAATGTAACTGGACCTAGATCATATACCGTGTCGAATAAACATTCAACGAGCAAACTTTCCGCTACTTCTTCGACCTTGCGTTTCCTCTTAGATCCTGCGAATATAGCACACTTCCCGTCACATATATCTCCATTGTGATGGAAAGCATTATGAGCAGATAAACGTTTAATTGGGAAGTTGACGAAGAAATTTGACAACGCAGCATCTGAGATGTTTTCCTGTGGTGAAAAATGAGACAGTACAATCTTATGGAACAAATCATTGTCCGATAGTTTATCGTCGAAAAGGTCAACATGCAGACAATGGCAATACCAAAATACGTAACGGGTAATAAAGTAGAACCATTTGTCCGATAAAACCACATCCTGCCTGAGAACTGAACATCTCTGTATAGTGTTACGGATACACTCCACCAAGAAATCACGATTCTGAAGAGAATATGAGTAACTCTTCCTCTTTTCAGTACCCTTCATGGAAATGCCTGTGAGATGTGCTAGCTTCAACAATGGTCTAGTTACCAAATTATAATAGAAACTGCGGTATGGCTCTTGTATTTTGGATGATTCCATAACGAGGTTGTCATTTTTGTAGTcataatatacatttgCTGTGCGATGTTCAAATGCAAATGAGAAAAAGTCAATTATCATATTTGCTAATTCACCCTTTCCATTGTTCTTCATGTTGGCGAACTGAATATGGCCATATTCTAACATTATGGTCCATATGATCTTCACGTGAACCAAAAGAGAAACGACGATAGGGAAGCCACCAAAATCAGAAAAATCGTAGAAATAGCTTCCCTGGATGAAAATACACATACATAGGTTGCTAAAGAGAACCAAACTCTCCAAGTTGTTGAAGGATTCATTATTTCTTTTATCGTAAGGCGAAAATGTCAAATGCAAGGTCACATAGATGAAGTGTAAAATGAAATAGCAGGCGGCGCGCATATATTCTGTATCACCCTTTGGTCTAATCCCATAGTGACAGACTATCAAAACCGCTATGAGGAACTGACGTGACAGATGTACAGCATCCCACCAGCGGCAATTGGTATCGCTCCCAGCCATGAATATAGTGTTCCACGATCGTGAACCGTATTTGTAGTTAGCCAGGGCGACAAACAAAACGGCCAGCATAAGAAGCCACAGTCCCAAATTTGCTAAACCTACAATACGACCTATGAAGAACAGCCGGTTGTTGGGATCACAAATCTGTTCTGGCAAATGCATAAGTACTTTGACCGCATCGCCATCCTTGTATTTCACCGACCCACACCATAACATGGCTAAACTATTGACTACTACTGACGGTAAGTGGAATGCCATCAAGAGCATGAGTTGCTGTATCAGGAAAACTTTGCCCCGTTTGCGATGCTTTATGTACGCCATTCCGATAGTTTCATGAGCCGATGGATCGTCCAACGTCTTAAGGCACAGAGCAGCTTCTTCTTTATCTTTTATTTCTTCATTCTCATTGTTTACCCTTCGTGTTAACGAGAATATGCGTTCATCTAATGATATCCTGCGTGAAGAAGATGCAGACCAAGATTCCACACGAGAATAAAGCAGGCGGCATGGATAATAAAGTATGCACAATAGTAGAGCATCGATTAGTGGCTTTGCCAATCCCAAGAACCTTTGCATATACCATATGTGGTTGTAATCTAGATCTTCATGAGTATCAGCAGGTGGCAAAGGAACTCCCCAAGATCTTAAAATTTGCCATATTCGATGGATCGCGGGTCTCCAACAATTCAGACGCTCATTGTGCACATACAGTAGAATGGGCTTGAAGAAATAGTTGTGGTAAAGATTGTAAAAACGAACCAAACTAGACGACGTCGTCAGTTGTTGCATACCCAAAGGAATTAAAGAAAGCTCAAAGATATACCAGATCTTGAAAATGGCAATTATGGAGAAGTTACCATCCGTAGTCGCTCGATTGTTCATATGGCAGATTAAGCAAACCAAAAACATGAGTATTAAGCGAGGCACAAACAAATCCAAAAGCTCAAAAAGAGGATGCTTACATCTCACGCAATCCGATTGCAAATAGCGTGCGTCGAAACCGGGAGCGCATTTACCACAGAGGTAACCGTAGGAACCTTCAGAACAGCCACCCTTTCCAAAACTGTTGCAACGGTTGGAGTATACACAAGGGTGTATATCGGCCACATGCTCATATTTTCCAAATTGGGATGGAGTCGGGGGTTCGTTGATGTAGGTATCGTGTTTGTTTGGCAACCACTGTATATCGGAACCTTCAGCACGCTGCCTCTTGAAAATAGCCATGTAACCCATGCGAGGATATTGTGGTGTATGAGAAAATATCGCCTCCTTGAGATTATCAGGTATAGTAGCTCCAGATTGTCGTACCGTAAAACCTCCTGGACATATGGTACCATCAGAGCATTTTTTACATACAAATTTCTCCTTGTTTTCTATTAGCTGCAAAGTCATAAAACGCCCCGGGAGACAGAAGCAATCTTTAAAGGAAGATGCACCAGGGAATGATATCGCATAATCATTGCAACGTCCATGGCAGGTTGATGTACTATAGGTTTCACTGAATGTACCAGGAGCACACTTCTGACACGATAAAAATACATCATCGCGAAACGCAGTACCTGCACCATAACCAGGTTTACAGATGCACTTTCTCAGCGAGTTGGCACTAGCTGAGAGCTGAGGCACCGCAGATCCATCTGGACACGAAATAGGAGGGTTGTGAACGACATATTCCGAGTTCGGCAACCATTTACCAGGACAAACATATCCATCAGGGCATCTCTTGCATGTGATGTTAGCCAATATATCTGAAGTGTCTCCTTCACCGGAAAAGTTGAAATTGTTCTTCATGAATTCTGTAAGCCTTGACCTACGCGGAAGCACTGGAGGTAACATACGAGCCCGCGACAATTGCCTCATCATGGTATTTGAAGTGGTTGCAAAGTAACCAACGTTGCAAACACACTGGCTCGCAGATACGGCGCCTCTACCAGTTGTCGTCATCATAGGTGGGCAAGGCAAGCAACGAGCATTGGATGTGTTATCCTTGTAGAAACCCTCTTTACATGAGACACAACGTTTCACACTCGAGCTAGTAGATAACTCAAAACCGGGAAGACACAAGCAATGGGAGCTATTGTTGGCACCATCCATCAGTGTTGTTGAATTCTCCGGGCATTGGTATTTTCCAAATTTATCTCCACCGGGACAATAATGGTTCATAGGACAACGTCGAACAACCAATTTATCAGGTTCAAATGTATTAACACCCCTGAATATTTCACAGAGCACTTGGTACCTATGGATACGCTTATCAAAAGGCTGCATAGTCTTCACGATACTGGGAACAGATATCCTTTCGTAATACATAAACATTTTGCAAGGGCGGTAAGCTATATAAGTAACCTCACCAGAAAGCACAATGTCATTATGAGCAACCCCGGTTTCCGAATCTCCATAATACACGTAGCGACAGTAAATGTTATTCTTACACATATCAATACAAACTTGCAATGACTTTGCCAATACAGTCACAGAAAAGGAGTCATCAAACTCTACATTTGCCACGCATTTGACGCTGGAAGCCTGTAACTGGGAAGGTTCAATGGATTCCAATCGTGTTGTCATAGTTTTAAATCCATCTCCACCTGCAATGTAGAAACCAGGCCCTGGTAAACAGTCACTTAAAGATACACTGCCATTAGCAACTGTGTAAGTATTCTTGGGGCATTGCAAACAAGGCATGTTTGTCCCGTTGACATGTTGGAAAGTGTTGACAGGACAAATTGTACAGCTATTATCCAACGAGAGGATGAAACGAGCAGTTGAGGCATATCCATAACCCTTCACACAGAGACAATCGTTCCTACCACCGGCGTTTGTACCATTTGTAACGGTATTATTTGGACAAAACAAAGGGATGATGGCCTTTCCCGGGCAAAAAGAGTCTGCAGGGCATGGAATACAGTGTAATCGGTTAGCATCATAATAATAACCAGGTGTACAATGAATACACTCACGGATAGAGGTTGAACCAAAAGATGGAGTGTAGACCATGCCTTTTGCATCGTCAACCGATGGACATGGTGTACAGCGGTTATTACCGATGTTTTCTTTGTACGATGTCCTTCCACATGGAACACATCTACCATCTGACCACTCATATCCTGCATCACATAGACAATCATCCCCGGATTTGGCTCCAGCTCTTTCCGTTGTCATACCATGGCTACAACGGAATGGCTGAAGAATACCGCCTAGGCAATAGTATCCAACAGTACAGGGAACGCAAGCGTCACCCTTCAAGAAAGTACCTGCTTTACAAGATATAGCACTTGGCATGTTATCGAATGAGCTGTGACCCTTCTCAGCGTCTGCAATAATGGGACAATTTTCCGATCCATAAGAGTTCGAGGTGGTTCCCAGAGGGCAAGGTATACATTCCAAATCTTTAAGATATGTACCAGGTGGACAAAGGCAGTCTGATACTGATTTCGACCCATCATTTATTGTAGTACTGTTCTTGATATGATCCGTGCATTTAAGACATGACACCGAATCTTTGGTCATGCTCCAATAAGTCCCCTTTGCACATTTAACACAATTACTCTGTGTTGCGTCTAATGTCGTACCCTCTTGacaaatgaaaatgaatGTAACCCGGGAATAAGCGCTGTGAAAGTCTCCAACACCCTTTATCTTTACGTTGATGATACCGATCTTTTGTGGAGTACCGGATATGGTACCTGTGTTCGCATCCAACGTCAACCCGTACTGTTCTAACTCCTGCTTTTGCTTAGTATAGTAGTTCTTGCTCTGGTACGCCGTGCTCACCGGATTGAATTTATACTCCGTTCCCAAGTAGAGGGCACGGGGTATGTCTGGATAATGAAGGGATGTATTAATGAGACGGTTAAGAGGAATTTCAATTATGTTGTGAGTTATTTCGCCACGAGGTGAAATGTCAGAAGTTAAGCCCATCAAATAATTCTTTCCTACAACCAAATCAACAATCTTGCCTGTTGTTCTCATCTGTCCATGCAATTCCATCCTTCTGCCAGTaacagtatatatagataGATGAGGTAAGCCGTAAGTGTGGACAAACAAAAATGTTTGTCTCTTTCCATCATCCTGCCGAGTAGTTGCTTTGACTActacattctgtacaaCGTCTGACGCTACAAAATTTCCGACAGATGCAGTAGATGACAGCACCCCAACTGCCTCGTTATTGTCCATAGCTTCATATATGTTCACAATAGAATGACTCAACATGAAAGCATCATCCACATAGAAAATGTGATACTTTCCGGAATCATCAGCTGGATGTATATCTAAGGCTATAATGCGATTTCTCACAGATGGCAATCTAATTTTTTTAAAGGCCATAACATCCAAGAAAGCTCTCGTAAGGTCTCTTAACGGCCATGCAGCACCAGGTTTATTAAAGTCGAAGGGATCGGTCCCGTATCTGTAACGTATGGTACCATCCGACAGCAAAAACATGGCCATATTAGGGAAGTCAAAAACACGTTCCGCTCCTTTTGATAAGTTGATCATTTTGTCAATTTTCATGTTTTCATTGTACCTATATAACTCTCCCTCTCTAAGCACTAACATATAGGTGCCATCATGGGTAAACGTCACATGTTTTATCTGAGCTTTGGAGTCGTTGAGATTCATCTTTACAGGCAGACCAGCCTTCATAGCACTTATGGTCTTGAAACAATTCAAATCTTCCCTACCGTAGATACATGTGTGGTTACCATAGGACAGACGTAAAAGTACCGAAAGGTTAATGAACCGGGTTACATCATATGTGTGATCTGgtgaatatatcatagtACCCGAGTGTAGGCAAGCATCTTGATAACAAAAgcacattttatatgttgttttcgTAGCATTTACCTTGCCGCGATAGAACAATCTTGTTTGACCTACCATCCACGATTTATCATCCATGGGCATCCAAAATCCCTCTGGCAAATCCGTTGCATCTGGTATTCCTCGGTTAAAGATAGGCTCTATTCCAAATATTGATTCAAAATCCGCACGTGGAGCAACACTTGACAATGGCCGTTTTTGACCTGCACTGTTGAACAATTTCGTACAATCGTAAGTGAGGTCAGATGTCATGTAAATGCCTCTCAAAATTATTTTATTCATCATACCACTAATGGCGAAAATTGGACCAGCATTTACTTCAAGATTCCTGAACGACACCCTTTGGTTTTTGTTAAATCGCATTGGATTTAATATGGTCAACAATTTGAATTTAATCCCTTTAGGAGGTCGGAAAGTGTGTTTGACATCAGGGGTGGTCACCGTGTTGTAATTAACACGCTCTTTACCTTCAAATGAATAACAAACACCATAAAGATAACCTTCCTCAATTCCAGTAACGCGATACTTGTGTTGATAGTAAACTACGCCAGGTTGTGCAAATATGCCATGGAAAGCATTAATTGCATGAAAAGACATGCTATTGATCAGTTCAGCAACTGCATATGCATTGCTATTGCATATCCTGTCGTAATCCACCACACTTTCAGGGTTTATTTTTACCATTGTAATATGCGGGACTTTAGGAAAGAGGGGCGTCGTTGGAATATAGAAAACAATGCTGTTCTGCTCCCATTCAGCATACATGTTTTTATGGACGAACGGGCTAGGAACAAGATAGCCTACCTTCATACTATAGTCAGATTCAGCTAAACAGTAAGGGTGATCCCATCGATTGCAAACAGAAATTTTATAGAGCTTGTCCACGCCAAATAACAACTTAGGAAAGAATTTAGCCGCGGATGACCAATAAGCATGCGAATCCACCATATAAGAAAAATCTGGGCTGTAAGTCAAATTAGACGCAGAATGCATGCTAATGCCTTTGTTATGAAACCTTCGAAATATGGCGGAATGATCCAAAGAAACGTTGCTGATTTCCGTCATGAGTTTCTCCTCTACTTTAAAGTTGGATGTCGATTGTGCGACGGAATGGGCCAACATTGTCTtagttataccaaacaatATATCTCCATCCGCCGGTGTAAGTCGCACTTCACTTAGGGGATGTATTAACTTATTGAGAACAATACGCGCTCTTCCCAACGCATCAACATTCACTATTACAGGGGCTACCATGGTATCTGTCTTGTCATCCAGCATCATCAATGCAAAAGGCGTTCTATAATCCTCTATCAAATTGCTTTTCTTCAACGCAGCACAAATCAAAACCTTTTCTCCTCCTAAATGCAACGGAAGAAGTACCTCGATTAAATGTTCTGTGGAATGACAGTACGTACCCTTGAAACCAAGTTCATACCACTGGGCATTCCCATTGCCACATGTGCTTCCAGTACCATTTACATTTATAGCTGAAAGAACTGCGAAGTGCAAATCTTTCTCAGAAGCGTCCAGTCCATAAAAGGTGAGAAGTATTTGTCCAGACTTGACGCCCACGGTGTATTTTTTAATACTGGTACTTTTGACAAGTGGCAATACATCAATTTGAGTCCCATAATCCTTGGGGTTGCAAGGAATGAGGTATACATAAACATTATAGATCCCAGCATTTGCACTGGGTTCTAAGACTCCAGCATTGAGGAATACAATTCTATCGTTGCCATAAGCGGTTGCAACGGCAGTGACATTATACTTGGTCGTGTTACCGGTCTTTAGATTAAAACCCAAATGTACAGAAGGACCCGAATGGAAATCTTTCAGCAGTATACTGATATCACCATTTGGATCCACCCCGTATGTTATGCTACTTGGTGATTTTAGGATATAAAAAGTATGACAACTTTTGAGGACTGGTTTTGTCGAATATTTACGTTCTTTATCACATACAATGTGAACCATTTCATCACCGAATTTGGCGAAAGTAGACGAATCCGGTAGCAAGAATGAAGCGCCATAGGTATCATTGTAGTACCTCGTTTGGGAGTCCTTTTGATGCTGTGCTAATGAGTACTCAACCTTATTCTCATAAGTGTTCATTACTGTTCTAGGTCCTTGATATTTAAGTACTGCGGTGCTTACGGGATTTTGCGACGCTACGTCCTCAAAGGCAATGGTATAATACGGAAACGCAAGAGGGTTTTTAATACTTCTGGTTACAATGGGATTCTTGTTTTTTAACCCAGCTGTCCAATCGCTCggcaatatacatttcatACCCATGATACACCAAAAATCTTTCTCGGTGATGTTGGTGATAGTATCCGGCTCGACGATAGAATTACTATTGTTGAGGAGGTTCCAACCTCTTTCTTCTGAGATGGCATAATCGACTGTAGACAACGTGGCAAGCAACAGCCAGGCCACCTGGCCTATCCAGCAAGCTGCCATCGTCGATGTCTAGAGTTATGTTTATTCTAGCTACAGCCTATAACACCACTCTAATCTCATTTTACGTTACTTTCAGATGCTATCCCGCGTTCATATCTGCTATACACGGCGCGATGGCAAAAAAAGGTCCTACACATCCAATGTGCGTGATCCTTGCCAAGCGATTCTAGCGCCGTTTCTTTACAAAGTAAaaattttattatatatcatctaaTACAAGAATTCTGCAAGTGCAAAATGAATGTCTATACACTTGTACATTAGTGTGGCCTACACCGTACGTTTCTGAATGGGAAGAGGTTGTGTGTATCAATCAAaacatgtatattttaatgcaATGCAACCCACATTTACTTTATCGATTatgtttcatatattttgtacaaTAGCGCTTTGTTTCAATGCAGTATTACAGCGTGAaggcatatatatttcGACACACCGGTAATAACCACAAGGGTAGACATGAAATTGGCCATCATTGCTGTACCGGGTTACGTAGTTCCTGGGTAAGGATTAAGAATTATTTTCTTGTATGTAATTGTGGAACAGAGCTGACGGAAAAGATGTTATAGCGGCTCTCGGAGGCGAGAATACATTAGCACAGCTTCATAGATCCGATGCTGGTTAGTTCAATTCTGAGGAATTAACACGTTTAGAGGTGTCTCTGAATCTCAGTTTCCATCCTAACAGGTCATATGTGATTGGAAGGCAGGATGTAAATGGTAAACCGTGCATTTTGGCAATTCGCGTGAAACGTTGGAGTGATGGTAGAAGAACAGTGGAAATCATGGGAGTTGCCACCAAATTGTTTACGTTCACCACTCCAGCTGACTTTATCCATATCGCAAATGTCCCTGTAGTGACTGGTGATGAAGTTGGTACAGATCCTCTGAACAGGCCGTATGGGTTAGTACCACCTTTTTTCACGAAGATAGGATCTACTGTGAACTTATTCAAGGAACAGTTAATGAATGCTTCGCAAGATAAAACTAATAAAATAGAGAATTCACATATGTTTAATGCAGTAGCACATTTCGACGATGATGCCATACCAACCAAGCCTATGGGCTCAAACTTAATGGCACCTCCAGGTATGTATGAGCGTAGCCCGTTGACATTGATATAGACGAGGCTTTGATGGCGGAACTCGAGGTACTTTTCAATCAGCGGCCTGTATGGTTACGAAATGCAATTGATGAGTATTTGCCAAAATCATTTTCCACTTGGAAAAAGAAAGTGGCCTTTGCAAGAActtgttatatttttgcTGGTAGGTTGCTGATGATATTTGTGCATCTTTGCAGATGGCCCTTGGAGGGGTTGTATGTGCAAACTGGGCTACGACCCTAGGAAACATCGCGACTCTCATATATATCAGGTATGTAGGGTACCTCATATGCTATGCCTTTGTAGATAATTGATTTTCGAGATCCCTACTATCGGTCTATAAGCTGGAAAACCGAAAAACACGGTAGTACGCGTGACCAAACTACCGATAAAACAATCATGGCCACGTGTTCATCGCACATGGATGTAGTGTCTAAGATGAGAAACTTTAACCCGGAGGTTCATTTCTTAATACCTCCATCTAGACCATCGCAACTGTATCAGttttgtgatatatttgatgcCGGAATCCAAAAATTGGTGAACGAACAAGATTTGAGAGAGAACAATCCTTGCTCCAAGGCCACAGGTACTTTCTGTTGATG
Proteins encoded in this region:
- a CDS encoding GCC2 and GCC3 domain containing protein, which codes for MAACWIGQVAWLLLATLSTVDYAISEERGWNLLNNSNSIVEPDTITNITEKDFWCIMGMKCILPSDWTAGLKNKNPIVTRSIKNPLAFPYYTIAFEDVASQNPVSTAVLKYQGPRTVMNTYENKVEYSLAQHQKDSQTRYYNDTYGASFLLPDSSTFAKFGDEMVHIVCDKERKYSTKPVLKSCHTFYILKSPSSITYGVDPNGDISILLKDFHSGPSVHLGFNLKTGNTTKYNVTAVATAYGNDRIVFLNAGVLEPSANAGIYNVYVYLIPCNPKDYGTQIDVLPLVKSTSIKKYTVGVKSGQILLTFYGLDASEKDLHFAVLSAINVNGTGSTCGNGNAQWYELGFKGTYCHSTEHLIEVLLPLHLGGEKVLICAALKKSNLIEDYRTPFALMMLDDKTDTMVAPVIVNVDALGRARIVLNKLIHPLSEVRLTPADGDILFGITKTMLAHSVAQSTSNFKVEEKLMTEISNVSLDHSAIFRRFHNKGISMHSASNLTYSPDFSYMVDSHAYWSSAAKFFPKLLFGVDKLYKISVCNRWDHPYCLAESDYSMKVGYLVPSPFVHKNMYAEWEQNSIVFYIPTTPLFPKVPHITMVKINPESVVDYDRICNSNAYAVAELINSMSFHAINAFHGIFAQPGVVYYQHKYRVTGIEEGYLYGVCYSFEGKERVNYNTVTTPDVKHTFRPPKGIKFKLLTILNPMRFNKNQRVSFRNLEVNAGPIFAISGMMNKIILRGIYMTSDLTYDCTKLFNSAGQKRPLSSVAPRADFESIFGIEPIFNRGIPDATDLPEGFWMPMDDKSWMVGQTRLFYRGKVNATKTTYKMCFCYQDACLHSGTMIYSPDHTYDVTRFINLSVLLRLSYGNHTCIYGREDLNCFKTISAMKAGLPVKMNLNDSKAQIKHVTFTHDGTYMLVLREGELYRYNENMKIDKMINLSKGAERVFDFPNMAMFLLSDGTIRYRYGTDPFDFNKPGAAWPLRDLTRAFLDVMAFKKIRLPSVRNRIIALDIHPADDSGKYHIFYVDDAFMLSHSIVNIYEAMDNNEAVGVLSSTASVGNFVASDVVQNVVVKATTRQDDGKRQTFLFVHTYGLPHLSIYTVTGRRMELHGQMRTTGKIVDLVVGKNYLMGLTSDISPRGEITHNIIEIPLNRLINTSLHYPDIPRALYLGTEYKFNPVSTAYQSKNYYTKQKQELEQYGLTLDANTGTISGTPQKIGIINVKIKGVGDFHSAYSRVTFIFICQEGTTLDATQSNCVKCAKGTYWSMTKDSVSCLKCTDHIKNSTTINDGSKSVSDCLCPPGTYLKDLECIPCPLGTTSNSYGSENCPIIADAEKGHSSFDNMPSAISCKAGTFLKGDACVPCTVGYYCLGGILQPFRCSHGMTTERAGAKSGDDCLCDAGYEWSDGRCVPCGRTSYKENIGNNRCTPCPSVDDAKGMVYTPSFGSTSIRECIHCTPGYYYDANRLHCIPCPADSFCPGKAIIPLFCPNNTVTNGTNAGGRNDCLCVKGYGYASTARFILSLDNSCTICPVNTFQHVNGTNMPCLQCPKNTYTVANGSVSLSDCLPGPGFYIAGGDGFKTMTTRLESIEPSQLQASSVKCVANVEFDDSFSVTVLAKSLQVCIDMCKNNIYCRYVYYGDSETGVAHNDIVLSGEVTYIAYRPCKMFMYYERISVPSIVKTMQPFDKRIHRYQVLCEIFRGVNTFEPDKLVVRRCPMNHYCPGGDKFGKYQCPENSTTLMDGANNSSHCLCLPGFELSTSSSVKRCVSCKEGFYKDNTSNARCLPCPPMMTTTGRGAVSASQCVCNVGYFATTSNTMMRQLSRARMLPPVLPRRSRLTEFMKNNFNFSGEGDTSDILANITCKRCPDGYVCPGKWLPNSEYVVHNPPISCPDGSAVPQLSASANSLRKCICKPGYGAGTAFRDDVFLSCQKCAPGTFSETYSTSTCHGRCNDYAISFPGASSFKDCFCLPGRFMTLQLIENKEKFVCKKCSDGTICPGGFTVRQSGATIPDNLKEAIFSHTPQYPRMGYMAIFKRQRAEGSDIQWLPNKHDTYINEPPTPSQFGKYEHVADIHPCVYSNRCNSFGKGGCSEGSYGYLCGKCAPGFDARYLQSDCVRCKHPLFELLDLFVPRLILMFLVCLICHMNNRATTDGNFSIIAIFKIWYIFELSLIPLGMQQLTTSSSLVRFYNLYHNYFFKPILLYVHNERLNCWRPAIHRIWQILRSWGVPLPPADTHEDLDYNHIWYMQRFLGLAKPLIDALLLCILYYPCRLLYSRVESWSASSSRRISLDERIFSLTRRVNNENEEIKDKEEAALCLKTLDDPSAHETIGMAYIKHRKRGKVFLIQQLMLLMAFHLPSVVVNSLAMLWCGSVKYKDGDAVKVLMHLPEQICDPNNRLFFIGRIVGLANLGLWLLMLAVLFVALANYKYGSRSWNTIFMAGSDTNCRWWDAVHLSRQFLIAVLIVCHYGIRPKGDTEYMRAACYFILHFIYVTLHLTFSPYDKRNNESFNNLESLVLFSNLCMCIFIQGSYFYDFSDFGGFPIVVSLLVHVKIIWTIMLEYGHIQFANMKNNGKGELANMIIDFFSFAFEHRTANVYYDYKNDNLVMESSKIQEPYRSFYYNLVTRPLLKLAHLTGISMKGTEKRKSYSYSLQNRDFLVECIRNTIQRCSVLRQDVVLSDKWFYFITRYVFWYCHCLHVDLFDDKLSDNDLFHKIVLSHFSPQENISDAALSNFFVNFPIKRLSAHNAFHHNGDICDGKCAIFAGSKRKRKVEEVAESLLVECLFDTVYDLGPVTLVEFYLGLLSLNHFHESVLIRMFDAYRIHALYLKDERGFRLLREADALNENINNLKGEIEKTENGTAALQRHTLASDIEELETDIAKLNDTIDRERQVIMAGRAAAAVALNLHLGVDNIVSADLSYDDILSAISQQTNTATDPSDRRKGLLVPVNRSQR
- a CDS encoding RNA polymerase III transcription factor (TF)IIIC subunit family protein, whose amino-acid sequence is MKLAIIAVPGYVVPGADGKDVIAALGGENTLAQLHRSDAEVSLNLSFHPNRSYVIGRQDVNGKPCILAIRVKRWSDGRRTVEIMGVATKLFTFTTPADFIHIANVPVVTGDEVGTDPLNRPYGLVPPFFTKIGSTVNLFKEQLMNASQDKTNKIENSHMFNAVAHFDDDAIPTKPMGSNLMAPPDEALMAELEVLFNQRPVWLRNAIDEYLPKSFSTWKKKVAFARTCYIFADGPWRGCMCKLGYDPRKHRDSHIYQIIDFRDPYYRSISWKTEKHGSTRDQTTDKTIMATCSSHMDVVSKMRNFNPEVHFLIPPSRPSQLYQFCDIFDAGIQKLVNEQDLRENNPCSKATGWYSQSTMSKIRSMMNVKSLRMRQSLTGTKLA